A region of bacterium DNA encodes the following proteins:
- a CDS encoding ABC transporter substrate-binding protein has translation MGSGLVALNRGGDASRAIAAAPELSGTLSITWYHSLAYKQPETKRLYDQYMALNPKVKIVDDVEPTNDAPAWLQTRMMGGSMSDLYEADSVNLVLGVVPKKWFVALDPYLEQPNRYVSGNRRWRDLIQPPHLLDQGMYLDNKTYVFATEYADWAIFYNKDLFKKVGVTPPATWADLMAVSRKMADAGHPAFGLAGLRRAIQPFGTVVESMLWAGAFKHGPDDPYVMSPLDFCRAVKAGRYSKTAERTRQAWQLIKDFSQFWARGTLTATEFRAFTSGNTAMWYDNTGYAISMQKTVGKDFEVGIFPIPPITKPSSPLAIGDSHTGIGAMAGGHPIAIPTTTVSRGTLPLALDFLQFYTVADVVYPLAVAYGAVPAVVGARNLPPLVKQSYDEIIARQSLLGPVHFDLSPRLSRGEHDFLQGYLAGSLSLEAATAQLNQVCHEVADAALASVGLS, from the coding sequence TTGGGATCAGGCTTAGTTGCGCTCAATCGGGGAGGTGATGCCTCCCGGGCCATAGCGGCCGCACCAGAGCTTTCTGGGACGCTTTCCATCACCTGGTACCATTCCCTCGCGTACAAACAACCGGAGACGAAGCGTCTTTACGATCAGTATATGGCGCTCAATCCGAAGGTGAAGATTGTGGACGACGTCGAGCCTACGAACGATGCGCCGGCCTGGTTGCAGACGAGGATGATGGGTGGCAGCATGAGCGACTTGTATGAGGCCGATAGTGTCAACCTCGTTCTTGGTGTTGTTCCAAAGAAGTGGTTCGTCGCCCTAGATCCATACCTCGAGCAGCCCAATCGTTACGTTTCGGGTAACCGGCGGTGGCGCGATCTGATTCAGCCGCCGCACTTGCTCGACCAAGGCATGTACCTGGATAATAAGACGTACGTGTTCGCCACGGAGTACGCTGATTGGGCGATCTTTTACAACAAAGATCTATTCAAGAAGGTTGGTGTAACACCGCCGGCTACCTGGGCGGATCTCATGGCCGTCTCGCGAAAGATGGCGGACGCGGGCCACCCGGCTTTTGGTCTCGCAGGCCTCAGAAGAGCCATTCAACCGTTCGGCACTGTGGTGGAAAGCATGTTGTGGGCGGGCGCCTTCAAGCACGGCCCTGACGATCCGTATGTCATGTCGCCCCTGGATTTCTGCCGCGCTGTTAAGGCAGGCCGGTATTCGAAGACAGCCGAACGTACTCGGCAAGCCTGGCAGCTTATCAAAGACTTCTCGCAATTTTGGGCTCGCGGCACGTTGACCGCAACCGAATTTCGTGCCTTCACGTCCGGGAACACAGCGATGTGGTACGACAACACCGGATACGCGATCTCCATGCAGAAGACCGTCGGCAAGGACTTCGAAGTTGGCATATTTCCTATCCCGCCGATCACAAAGCCATCGTCACCCCTGGCTATCGGCGATAGCCATACGGGGATCGGGGCCATGGCGGGTGGACATCCGATTGCCATACCGACCACGACGGTCAGTAGGGGGACCCTCCCGCTGGCCCTCGACTTCCTGCAGTTCTACACGGTGGCTGATGTCGTCTACCCGCTGGCAGTAGCGTATGGTGCGGTTCCGGCGGTCGTCGGGGCGAGGAACCTGCCGCCCCTGGTCAAACAGTCGTACGATGAGATCATCGCTCGGCAGAGCCTGCTCGGGCCGGTCCACTTCGATCTATCGCCAAGGCTGAGCCGGGGTGAACACGACTTCTTGCAGGGATATCTCGCGGGATCACTCAGTTTGGAGGCAGCAACGGCTCAGTTGAATCAGGTGTGCCACGAGGTTGCCGACGCCGCCCTGGCCAGTGTCGGCCTCTCTTGA
- a CDS encoding Gfo/Idh/MocA family oxidoreductase yields the protein MREKRRINIALIGAGFIAETRARCYATVSGYDVRIAAVAGRSRDRAEAYARRYGVPDVYDDYREILLRPDIDIVDLCVPNHLHRSMVEDAVVAGKHVVCAKPLTAFDGYGLPPDTDVAAVPRAQMLAGAVANADAMVTAAERARVRLMYAENWVYAPSIAKADRLAAASGGAILEMRGGECHSGSHSPYAREWRFTGGGALLRLGVHPIGAMLHLKRREGFRRAGVPIRPRAVVADVGDLTRTPAFQREEHHWIGTGWVDVENWGCLLITFEDGTRGVVWASDAVLGGMESILQVFLSNAHIKCSMEHTNLVQAFAPDPTVFENEYLMEKLETKAGWSSPAPDEDWAQGHRQVLQDFVECVAEDREPLASGRLGRDVVEVVYAGYLSAAEGRRVELEP from the coding sequence ATGCGCGAGAAGCGCCGCATTAACATAGCGCTGATTGGCGCCGGATTCATCGCGGAGACGCGGGCTCGGTGCTACGCGACCGTATCAGGCTACGACGTGCGGATCGCGGCCGTCGCCGGTCGGTCCCGCGACCGCGCCGAGGCATATGCCCGCAGGTACGGCGTTCCGGACGTATACGATGACTACCGGGAGATCCTCCTCCGCCCCGACATTGACATCGTGGACCTCTGCGTCCCGAACCATCTTCACCGGTCCATGGTCGAAGATGCCGTTGTGGCCGGCAAGCACGTTGTCTGCGCGAAGCCCCTCACCGCATTTGATGGGTATGGCCTGCCCCCGGACACGGACGTCGCCGCAGTGCCCCGCGCACAGATGCTGGCGGGCGCGGTCGCCAACGCCGACGCGATGGTCACCGCCGCCGAGCGGGCTCGCGTGCGCCTCATGTACGCCGAGAACTGGGTGTATGCTCCGTCGATCGCAAAGGCGGATCGCCTGGCGGCCGCGTCGGGCGGGGCGATTCTCGAGATGCGCGGTGGCGAGTGCCACAGTGGATCTCACTCGCCTTACGCTCGGGAGTGGCGATTCACAGGTGGTGGTGCGCTGCTTCGCCTCGGCGTCCATCCGATCGGCGCGATGCTGCACTTGAAACGGCGGGAAGGCTTTCGTCGCGCAGGTGTGCCCATCCGGCCCCGTGCCGTCGTCGCTGACGTGGGCGACCTGACACGTACGCCGGCCTTTCAGCGGGAAGAACACCACTGGATCGGCACCGGCTGGGTGGATGTGGAGAACTGGGGTTGCCTCCTCATCACCTTCGAGGACGGCACCCGGGGAGTCGTCTGGGCTTCGGATGCCGTGCTGGGCGGGATGGAGAGCATCCTACAGGTCTTTCTGTCAAACGCGCACATCAAGTGCAGCATGGAGCACACCAATCTCGTGCAGGCGTTTGCGCCCGACCCCACTGTCTTCGAGAACGAATATCTGATGGAGAAACTCGAGACCAAGGCCGGCTGGAGCTCTCCGGCTCCGGACGAGGATTGGGCGCAAGGCCACCGGCAGGTCCTTCAAGACTTCGTGGAGTGTGTGGCCGAGGACCGTGAGCCGCTCGCCAGTGGACGCCTCGGCCGCGACGTCGTCGAGGTGGTCTACGCCGGCTATCTTTCCGCCGCAGAAGGACGGCGCGTCGAATTGGAGCCGTAG
- a CDS encoding chemotaxis protein CheW has product METRTPVDVQRILEERARRLSIVPELPYAGEQKQIVTFVIGGEAYGIDVTHIHQIHPVRGLVTLPSTPEFVAGVINIRGTLYSVINLRRFLGLLDAGAGSPAKVVLVTGAGLTVGILADEVGDVRTVPVQDIGKMSSLDWAVREEYVFGIMPDALIILNLDAILGDRRMIVAAADME; this is encoded by the coding sequence ATGGAGACCCGGACCCCCGTCGATGTCCAGCGCATTCTCGAAGAGCGTGCGCGCAGACTCTCCATCGTCCCCGAGCTCCCCTACGCAGGGGAGCAGAAGCAGATCGTAACCTTCGTTATCGGCGGCGAGGCCTATGGGATCGACGTGACGCACATCCACCAGATCCACCCCGTGCGGGGGCTCGTGACGCTCCCTTCCACACCCGAATTTGTGGCGGGGGTGATCAACATCCGCGGGACCCTCTATTCGGTCATCAACCTGCGGCGGTTCCTTGGCCTGCTCGATGCCGGAGCCGGCAGTCCGGCCAAAGTGGTCCTGGTGACGGGGGCAGGGCTGACCGTCGGAATCCTTGCCGATGAGGTCGGCGATGTCCGCACCGTGCCCGTGCAGGACATTGGGAAGATGTCGTCGCTCGATTGGGCGGTTAGAGAGGAGTACGTGTTCGGTATCATGCCCGATGCGCTCATCATCTTGAACCTCGATGCCATCCTTGGAGACCGGCGGATGATCGTGGCCGCCGCTGACATGGAGTGA
- a CDS encoding chemotaxis protein CheW, translated as MGNSPPRGAPFAALQGPAASTLVCFTIGERTYALALEHVKELLRMVAITPLSNVPSEVVGAINLRGHIIPVISLRARMGLPSREPTLTDRIMVVHAGEQTVGLLVDGVEEVVTAEQVEVQSVAVDPTGQRTSLVAQLHDRSIPVLEPEMLYAPEEMGSVPISRSEGMP; from the coding sequence ATGGGCAATTCACCACCCCGTGGAGCTCCGTTCGCGGCTTTACAAGGTCCGGCAGCCTCCACGCTCGTGTGCTTTACCATCGGGGAGCGCACCTATGCCTTGGCCCTTGAGCATGTTAAGGAGTTGCTCCGGATGGTCGCAATCACGCCTCTTTCCAACGTCCCTTCTGAAGTCGTCGGGGCCATCAACCTGCGGGGACACATCATTCCCGTGATCTCTCTCCGGGCTCGCATGGGTCTCCCCTCCAGGGAACCGACGCTCACTGATCGCATTATGGTCGTTCACGCGGGTGAGCAGACTGTCGGATTGCTGGTAGATGGTGTCGAGGAGGTCGTGACCGCGGAGCAGGTGGAGGTGCAAAGCGTGGCAGTCGACCCGACTGGACAACGCACGTCGCTTGTCGCACAGCTCCACGATCGCTCGATCCCCGTCTTGGAACCCGAGATGCTCTATGCGCCGGAGGAGATGGGCTCGGTGCCAATCTCCCGGAGCGAAGGAATGCCGTGA
- a CDS encoding carbohydrate ABC transporter permease: MTRLARYVHEGGRHTLLWLLIGLTFFPFILMVITSFKDNTQFYRSFFAVTLPLHYSNYGLAWADINHYILNSLIVTAFSTAGVVVVSSLAAYAFARFAFPGKEVLYYLVIALMMVPGVLTLVPSFVLVKELGLLNTRQALILPYIAGGEVFGIFVLRAFFATLPEELFEAARIDGASEAVTFWRIALPLTKPALGAIAILQVLYSWNDYVWPLITVFDSSLKTLTLGLLDFQNKYVTNWGPLMAAYTIASIPLLILFALATRTFITGLMSGGLKL, encoded by the coding sequence ATGACGCGTCTGGCCCGCTACGTGCATGAAGGCGGCCGTCACACGCTGCTGTGGCTGCTCATTGGGCTCACCTTCTTTCCTTTCATCCTCATGGTCATCACGAGCTTCAAGGACAATACGCAGTTTTACCGCTCGTTTTTCGCGGTGACGCTGCCGCTGCACTACAGCAACTACGGTCTGGCATGGGCCGATATCAATCACTACATTCTGAACAGTTTGATCGTGACAGCGTTCTCCACAGCGGGCGTCGTCGTGGTCTCGTCACTGGCTGCGTATGCCTTCGCGCGCTTTGCGTTCCCGGGGAAGGAAGTACTCTATTACCTGGTGATCGCGTTGATGATGGTACCGGGAGTGCTGACACTGGTGCCCAGTTTCGTGTTGGTCAAGGAACTCGGCCTGCTCAACACCCGGCAGGCCCTGATCCTGCCGTATATCGCGGGAGGCGAGGTGTTCGGGATCTTTGTTCTGCGTGCGTTCTTTGCGACGCTGCCGGAGGAGCTGTTCGAGGCCGCTCGGATTGACGGGGCTAGTGAGGCAGTTACCTTCTGGCGCATCGCGCTGCCACTCACCAAGCCGGCGCTCGGCGCGATCGCTATTTTGCAAGTGCTCTACAGTTGGAACGACTATGTGTGGCCCCTGATCACCGTGTTCGACAGCTCGCTGAAGACGCTAACACTGGGTTTGCTTGACTTTCAAAACAAATACGTGACGAACTGGGGACCGTTGATGGCCGCGTACACCATCGCGAGCATCCCCTTACTCATTCTCTTCGCCCTCGCTACGCGGACGTTTATCACGGGATTGATGTCCGGCGGGTTGAAACTGTAG
- a CDS encoding CHASE3 domain-containing protein produces MKWSIGRRIGAGFGLALVLLAVTDIFAYRITVQLVESSRQVTVSLQVLEHLETLLSTLKDAETGQRGYIITGDERYLAPYNSAVAVVSQEQSALQQLVGAAPGLQRGLDALAPLIADKLSELNKTISLRRSKGFAAATQVILDGRGKTIMDEIRKVIGTQQDDERVLLRQRDGAAGAIARDTIRGITYGAILSVLLLVSIGFVVTRRITRNVGEVARAAQGLAGGDLTHRADVHSGDEVEAMATAFNRMAERLQEMVEAERLMKEKLQNTVRDYKVLAERVAQGDLTARLAQDGQDELGVLGLHLNTMVVSLHELASQVGKGAGSITSAAAEILAAVTQHTASATEQAAAISQTGTTVDEVRAAAEQAQERAEGVAEASQNAAKIGQTGLENVQAIVQGMQEIRAKVDAIAQDILALSEQTQQIGDITTTVNDLADQSNLLALNAAIEAAKAGEHGRGFAVVAAEVRTLAEQSKQATARVRAILGEIQRATNAAVIATEQGTKNAEAGVVMAQKAGEGIRQLAETIREASQAAQQIAASARQQSLGMGQIAQAMKDITQATTQAVAGSRQSQQAAEHLNELAGELRGTVERYKIG; encoded by the coding sequence ATGAAATGGTCGATCGGACGAAGAATCGGGGCCGGGTTCGGGCTGGCACTGGTGCTCTTGGCTGTCACGGACATCTTCGCCTACCGGATCACGGTGCAGCTCGTTGAGTCCAGCCGTCAGGTGACGGTCTCCCTCCAGGTGCTTGAGCACCTCGAGACGCTGCTTTCGACACTCAAAGACGCCGAGACCGGTCAGCGCGGGTACATCATCACTGGAGACGAGCGGTATCTGGCACCGTACAACAGCGCCGTCGCGGTCGTCAGCCAGGAACAAAGCGCTCTCCAACAACTCGTTGGTGCTGCCCCTGGTTTGCAGCGCGGGCTTGACGCCCTCGCTCCCCTGATCGCGGACAAACTTTCCGAACTCAACAAGACCATCAGTCTCCGGAGAAGCAAGGGATTTGCGGCGGCGACCCAGGTGATTCTGGACGGTCGCGGCAAGACCATCATGGACGAGATCCGGAAGGTGATTGGCACACAGCAGGACGACGAGCGCGTTCTGCTCCGGCAGAGGGATGGGGCAGCCGGTGCCATAGCTCGCGACACTATCCGCGGTATCACATACGGCGCGATTCTGAGCGTGCTCCTGCTCGTTTCGATCGGGTTCGTCGTCACTCGTCGGATCACCCGAAATGTCGGCGAAGTCGCGCGCGCCGCTCAGGGGCTGGCGGGCGGCGATCTGACGCATCGTGCCGATGTCCACAGTGGCGATGAGGTCGAGGCCATGGCCACTGCCTTTAACCGGATGGCCGAACGTCTTCAGGAAATGGTCGAAGCCGAGCGCCTCATGAAGGAGAAGCTGCAAAACACCGTGCGCGATTACAAGGTCCTGGCGGAGCGTGTGGCGCAAGGTGATCTGACCGCGCGGTTGGCCCAAGATGGCCAGGACGAGCTCGGAGTGCTCGGCCTTCACCTCAACACCATGGTGGTGAGCCTCCACGAACTCGCCAGTCAGGTGGGGAAGGGCGCGGGGAGCATCACCTCGGCCGCGGCGGAGATCCTTGCAGCGGTCACGCAGCACACGGCCAGCGCGACGGAGCAAGCAGCGGCGATCTCCCAAACTGGCACGACGGTGGACGAGGTCCGGGCCGCTGCTGAGCAGGCGCAGGAGCGGGCGGAAGGGGTCGCCGAGGCGTCCCAGAACGCGGCAAAGATCGGCCAGACCGGCCTGGAGAACGTGCAGGCGATCGTCCAGGGTATGCAAGAGATCCGCGCCAAGGTCGACGCGATTGCCCAGGACATCCTGGCACTCAGCGAGCAGACCCAGCAGATCGGGGACATCACCACGACGGTCAACGACCTCGCCGACCAATCCAACCTCTTGGCCCTGAACGCGGCGATTGAGGCGGCCAAAGCTGGAGAGCACGGCAGGGGGTTCGCCGTCGTGGCCGCCGAGGTGCGCACCCTTGCCGAGCAGTCCAAGCAGGCCACTGCTCGCGTGCGGGCGATTCTGGGGGAGATCCAGCGAGCCACCAACGCCGCCGTGATAGCGACGGAGCAGGGGACGAAGAATGCCGAGGCGGGGGTAGTGATGGCTCAAAAGGCGGGCGAGGGCATCCGGCAGCTCGCAGAGACGATCCGGGAAGCTTCGCAGGCGGCCCAGCAGATCGCGGCCTCGGCCCGACAGCAGAGCCTCGGCATGGGCCAGATCGCCCAGGCCATGAAGGATATCACCCAGGCCACCACGCAAGCCGTCGCGGGGTCTCGCCAGTCTCAGCAAGCCGCAGAGCACCTGAACGAGCTGGCCGGTGAGTTGCGCGGGACAGTGGAGCGGTACAAGATTGGTTAG
- a CDS encoding aminotransferase class III-fold pyridoxal phosphate-dependent enzyme: protein MPETIHSFDRSLAEFRRALAVIPAGSQTNSKRPGRFAFGRYPIYASHGRGGHIWDIDGNEYVDFVMALGPITLGYCYPAVDEAIKVQLGRGIIYSLLAEVEVAAAEAVVAAVPCAEQVRFLKSGGEATSAAARIARAYTGREKVANCGYRGWHDQWMISGNEEGVPHALRAHTLPFEFNNLSSLETALDSNRGAVAAVILDPARRDVPAPGFLEGVRELARAHGALLIFDEVVTGFRVALGGAQEYFGVTPDLACFAKGVANGMPLAAVCGSRAVMQAAERLTVTTTYGGEALSLAAAVATINEYRTEKVFAHVWRLGERLMRGLNDAARSAGVAFRCFGLAPMSAMKFDSAAPDAEALSWSYFLQETARRGVLFRRGGLNFVAFTHTEQDIDTSTAIVREVLGGLRRHLDAGSLRRAVPDEREVQRL, encoded by the coding sequence ATGCCCGAAACGATACACAGCTTCGACAGGTCGCTAGCTGAATTCAGACGTGCCCTCGCGGTGATCCCCGCGGGAAGTCAGACGAACAGCAAGCGACCCGGGCGGTTTGCTTTCGGACGGTACCCCATCTATGCCAGTCATGGCCGCGGTGGCCATATTTGGGATATCGATGGTAATGAATATGTCGATTTCGTGATGGCGCTGGGGCCGATCACCTTGGGCTATTGCTACCCGGCTGTGGACGAGGCAATCAAGGTGCAACTCGGCCGGGGCATCATATACAGCCTCCTAGCCGAGGTCGAGGTCGCCGCGGCAGAAGCGGTGGTGGCGGCGGTCCCGTGTGCGGAGCAGGTACGCTTTCTCAAGTCCGGAGGCGAGGCCACCTCCGCAGCCGCGCGAATCGCGCGGGCCTACACGGGACGGGAGAAAGTGGCCAACTGCGGATACCGCGGCTGGCACGATCAGTGGATGATCTCAGGCAACGAGGAGGGTGTCCCGCACGCGTTGCGAGCCCATACGCTGCCATTTGAGTTCAACAACCTCTCCTCCCTTGAAACGGCGCTGGACAGCAACAGGGGCGCGGTTGCTGCCGTGATACTCGACCCGGCGCGCCGCGATGTTCCCGCGCCGGGCTTCCTGGAAGGCGTCCGAGAACTGGCTCGGGCCCATGGCGCCTTGCTTATCTTTGATGAAGTTGTCACGGGCTTTCGCGTAGCCCTGGGCGGCGCGCAGGAGTACTTTGGGGTCACGCCCGATTTGGCGTGCTTTGCCAAGGGAGTTGCGAATGGGATGCCGCTTGCCGCCGTTTGCGGCTCGCGCGCAGTCATGCAGGCGGCAGAGCGACTGACAGTTACGACGACCTACGGCGGCGAAGCACTTTCACTGGCGGCTGCCGTGGCAACCATTAATGAGTATCGCACCGAGAAAGTCTTCGCTCACGTTTGGCGACTGGGCGAACGGCTGATGCGTGGTTTGAATGACGCGGCACGCTCGGCCGGTGTTGCATTTCGCTGCTTTGGGCTGGCGCCGATGAGCGCCATGAAGTTCGACTCGGCCGCGCCAGACGCTGAGGCGCTATCGTGGAGTTACTTTCTCCAGGAAACGGCGCGGCGCGGCGTGCTATTTCGGCGCGGCGGCTTGAACTTTGTCGCCTTTACGCACACCGAGCAAGATATCGACACCAGCACAGCAATAGTGAGGGAGGTCTTGGGCGGCTTGCGGCGCCACCTAGATGCCGGTAGCTTACGACGGGCCGTGCCGGACGAACGTGAGGTCCAACGCCTTTGA
- a CDS encoding CheR family methyltransferase: protein MIRLDDVAYRRFRDLIASRAGLAFPDQRRADLEAGVRRALVQSTHHDLDSYYALLADGVRGRAAFERLLRHLTVGETYFFRNREQFDALQQQILPQLIASNRASRRLRIWAAGCASGEEPYSVAMVLRELLPDVDTWTILILGTDINEEQLRTAERACYGKWSFRGCPPGIQARYFTQHGAEFHLRPEIGTMVSFAHHNLIEGPYPPLAGGPEGMDLILCRNVTIYFDSHTTQQVVSRFYDALVEGGWLLVGHAEPSLEIYRRFQIRTFPNAMAYQKVTTQPSVPAPHLPWTPPDETPRRNSFADPAPRMDAGHQGPLPGATVAGAASATAEEAYRQAREHADHGRLEDAHAVIADMLAIDPLQARAHYLRGLVYQEQARWEVSVEAFRSAIFLDPEFVLAYVVLADVAMHAGNNRQARKCLEVAHRLLRARPREEPIPDGEGVTVGQLLDAVAMKLNHR, encoded by the coding sequence GTGATCCGCCTCGACGATGTAGCCTACCGGCGCTTTCGTGACCTTATCGCTTCGAGGGCCGGGCTAGCGTTTCCGGATCAACGACGGGCGGACCTGGAGGCGGGGGTACGGAGGGCCCTGGTCCAGTCCACGCACCACGATCTTGACAGCTATTACGCATTACTGGCCGATGGGGTTCGTGGAAGAGCCGCGTTCGAACGACTGCTGAGACACCTGACCGTGGGCGAGACGTACTTTTTCCGGAACCGCGAGCAATTCGACGCGCTGCAGCAGCAGATTCTCCCCCAGTTGATCGCCTCGAATCGCGCTTCCCGTCGCCTGCGAATTTGGGCCGCTGGGTGCGCTTCGGGTGAAGAGCCCTACTCCGTGGCCATGGTGCTTCGGGAGTTGCTTCCCGACGTCGACACCTGGACCATTCTGATCCTAGGCACAGACATTAACGAGGAGCAGCTCCGCACGGCTGAGAGGGCATGCTACGGGAAATGGTCCTTTCGCGGGTGCCCTCCAGGCATCCAGGCTCGGTACTTCACTCAGCACGGAGCGGAGTTCCATCTCAGGCCTGAGATCGGGACGATGGTATCCTTCGCCCACCACAACCTCATCGAGGGACCATATCCACCCCTCGCGGGCGGCCCCGAAGGGATGGATCTCATCCTCTGCCGCAATGTCACCATCTACTTCGACAGTCACACGACTCAGCAAGTGGTGAGTCGCTTTTACGACGCCCTGGTTGAGGGCGGATGGCTCCTCGTCGGCCATGCCGAGCCGTCGCTTGAGATCTACCGGCGCTTTCAGATCAGGACCTTCCCTAATGCGATGGCCTATCAGAAGGTGACGACGCAGCCATCCGTGCCGGCCCCTCATTTGCCATGGACGCCCCCCGACGAGACCCCGAGGCGGAATTCTTTCGCTGACCCTGCCCCCCGCATGGACGCGGGCCATCAGGGTCCTCTCCCGGGCGCAACAGTGGCAGGAGCGGCGTCCGCAACCGCGGAGGAGGCGTACCGGCAGGCTCGCGAGCACGCGGACCACGGTCGCCTCGAGGACGCCCATGCCGTGATTGCGGACATGCTGGCCATCGATCCGCTGCAGGCGAGGGCCCACTACCTGAGGGGGCTCGTCTATCAAGAGCAAGCACGCTGGGAGGTCAGCGTGGAGGCCTTCAGAAGCGCGATCTTCCTGGATCCCGAGTTCGTTCTGGCCTACGTTGTGCTCGCCGACGTGGCGATGCACGCCGGGAACAATCGTCAGGCTCGAAAGTGCCTGGAGGTGGCCCACCGCCTCCTTCGAGCGCGACCGAGGGAGGAGCCCATCCCTGACGGCGAGGGCGTGACGGTGGGCCAGCTTCTGGACGCGGTGGCCATGAAACTGAATCACCGGTGA
- a CDS encoding sugar ABC transporter permease yields the protein MSILSVGSAGVVGAPRPSAGRQRARTRLAYLFIAPGLVMLLVFRYYPALSALYHSLTTWDGTSPPIFVGLANFRSFFADPIFGRSVLNVGELTLFWMVQAVTVPLIVAQLILGIKSPRLQFIYRLFFVLPLVVPAVVNILLWQFIYAGDGPLNQVLGALHLNRLEQDWLGNPQTALYAIMAMGFPWVEGVGLLIYTAGLQAIPHEIVEAAHIDGAGAVRMFFAVQIPQIVGQLRLMWVLAIIDGIQSFTRVLILTQGGPGYATTVPALRMYIEAFENQRMGRACAIGTVLFAAILVLTFINLRSIRSRVEYEPDRADLPVQPSGALAGSWRVPDTSDTAGTS from the coding sequence ATGAGCATACTATCGGTTGGCAGTGCAGGAGTAGTCGGCGCGCCTCGGCCGAGCGCGGGCCGGCAGCGCGCGCGCACGCGGCTCGCCTACCTATTTATCGCTCCCGGCCTCGTGATGCTGCTTGTTTTCAGATACTATCCGGCCCTGTCGGCACTCTACCATTCTTTAACGACTTGGGACGGAACGAGCCCCCCGATTTTTGTGGGGTTGGCGAACTTCCGCAGCTTCTTTGCGGATCCGATTTTTGGCCGCTCGGTGCTGAACGTTGGGGAGTTGACATTGTTCTGGATGGTGCAGGCGGTGACGGTGCCGCTCATTGTGGCGCAGCTCATCCTCGGCATCAAGAGCCCGCGACTTCAGTTCATCTATCGCCTCTTTTTCGTTCTGCCTCTCGTGGTGCCCGCCGTGGTGAATATTCTGCTTTGGCAGTTCATTTACGCTGGCGACGGTCCGTTGAACCAGGTACTCGGCGCTTTGCACCTCAACCGCCTGGAACAGGATTGGCTAGGCAATCCGCAGACCGCGCTCTACGCCATTATGGCCATGGGCTTCCCCTGGGTTGAAGGTGTCGGCCTATTGATCTACACCGCCGGCCTCCAGGCGATTCCTCACGAGATCGTGGAGGCGGCACACATCGACGGAGCCGGCGCTGTGCGGATGTTCTTCGCCGTGCAGATTCCACAGATCGTGGGGCAGCTGCGGCTCATGTGGGTGCTGGCGATCATTGACGGTATTCAGAGTTTCACGCGCGTCCTTATCCTCACGCAGGGCGGGCCGGGCTACGCGACGACGGTGCCGGCCTTACGGATGTATATCGAAGCTTTCGAGAATCAACGTATGGGTCGCGCGTGCGCCATCGGTACTGTGCTCTTTGCTGCGATTCTCGTGCTCACGTTCATCAACCTGCGGTCCATACGGTCAAGGGTTGAGTACGAGCCGGATCGGGCCGATCTCCCAGTTCAGCCCAGCGGCGCACTGGCGGGAAGCTGGCGCGTGCCGGACACATCCGACACCGCGGGAACGTCATGA
- a CDS encoding tyrosine-type recombinase/integrase, producing MRLVALEKEEVLRLLEAAKRHGPRAHAMVLLAIRHGLRVSEVTGMRVEHVNVKEGWIRVERLKGSLTTVQTLERHPGQPLLDEVRVLSRWLRARRERRPVRLLPRRPDEPLDLRPTLAAPGRGGRPAAGRSVRPRSTAP from the coding sequence ATGAGACTCGTCGCGCTGGAGAAGGAGGAGGTGCTCCGGCTCCTCGAGGCCGCCAAGCGGCATGGTCCCCGCGCACACGCTATGGTCCTGCTTGCGATCCGGCACGGCCTGCGGGTGTCGGAGGTCACGGGCATGCGGGTCGAGCACGTCAACGTGAAAGAGGGGTGGATCCGCGTCGAGCGGCTAAAGGGCAGTCTCACCACGGTGCAGACGCTCGAGCGCCACCCGGGCCAGCCGCTGCTGGACGAGGTGCGCGTGCTCAGCCGTTGGCTGCGGGCACGGCGGGAGCGGCGTCCTGTTCGTCTCCTCCCACGGCGGCCAGATGAACCGCTCGACCTTCGCCCGACTCTGGCGGCGCCTGGCCGAGGCGGCCGGCCTGCCGCCGGTCGATCAGTTCGTCCCAGGTCTACTGCACCGTGA